One Syntrophobacterales bacterium genomic window carries:
- the htpG gene encoding molecular chaperone HtpG has translation MAVEKFEFKTEVKQLLDLMIHSLYSHKEVFLRELISNASDAIDRARYESLQDSAVLENETGWKIKISVDKDANTLTVSDNGLGMTRVEAVEALGTIAHSGTKGFLEALQAREVKDNPELIGQFGVGFYSSFMVADRITVLTRRAGQKESAVRWESTGDGAFTVEDAEKAGKGTDVILHLKDEEKEYLESWEIRRIVKKYSDFIEHPIVMDVEREQESELAKGQKVKIKEEETLNSMKAIWLKDKSAVTDEEYKEFYKHVSHDFFEPLKVIHYKAEGTTEFSALLFVPSKAPFNILYKDYKAGPTLYVKRVQIMDHCEDLIPPYLRFVRGVIDSADLPLNVSREILQNNRLVETIKTSVIKKVIEVLNELKKDDYGKYREFHSEFGRILKEGIHYDFQRREAIADLLLFPSTKTEENKLTTFQEYVDNMKDGQDEIYYITGTSLKDVLKSPYLEAFREKDYEVLIFLDEIDDFVMNTLEFKGKKLKSVLKGDINLGTPEEKEKEEKKYGKLLELIKDRLKEDVKDVRFSGRLTDSPCVLVGEEDDLDPQMEKLLKAMGQEVPENKKVLEINQNHPLLVAMNNLFEKDKKNEALKEYIELLYDQALVLKGSPPKDPAAFSKMIARLMVESASTKGAEG, from the coding sequence ATGGCAGTGGAAAAATTTGAATTTAAAACGGAAGTAAAACAGCTCCTTGACCTCATGATACACTCGCTTTATTCCCATAAAGAGGTGTTTCTCAGGGAACTTATTTCCAATGCATCTGATGCGATCGACAGGGCACGGTATGAGTCTCTGCAAGATAGCGCGGTTCTCGAGAATGAAACGGGGTGGAAAATAAAAATATCTGTGGACAAAGACGCCAATACCCTGACCGTAAGCGACAACGGACTAGGAATGACCAGAGTTGAGGCGGTAGAGGCCCTGGGCACGATTGCCCACTCCGGGACCAAAGGATTCCTGGAGGCTTTGCAGGCCAGAGAGGTAAAGGATAATCCGGAGCTCATCGGGCAGTTCGGAGTGGGTTTTTATTCATCTTTCATGGTTGCGGACCGTATCACCGTTCTCACAAGGAGGGCCGGGCAAAAGGAAAGCGCCGTCAGGTGGGAGTCAACCGGTGACGGAGCATTTACAGTGGAAGACGCTGAAAAGGCAGGGAAAGGCACCGATGTGATACTCCATCTCAAAGACGAGGAGAAGGAATATCTCGAGTCGTGGGAGATCCGCCGTATTGTTAAAAAATACTCCGATTTCATTGAGCATCCGATTGTGATGGATGTGGAACGAGAGCAGGAAAGCGAGCTCGCGAAAGGCCAGAAGGTCAAGATAAAAGAAGAAGAGACGCTCAATTCCATGAAGGCGATCTGGCTCAAGGATAAATCGGCGGTGACAGATGAGGAGTATAAGGAATTCTACAAGCACGTTTCTCATGACTTCTTTGAGCCCCTGAAGGTGATCCATTACAAGGCGGAAGGTACCACCGAATTCAGCGCCCTTCTCTTCGTCCCTTCGAAAGCCCCTTTCAATATTCTCTACAAGGACTACAAAGCGGGGCCGACCCTATACGTGAAGAGAGTTCAGATCATGGACCACTGTGAGGACTTGATACCGCCCTATCTTCGGTTTGTGCGTGGGGTAATTGATTCCGCCGACCTCCCGCTCAACGTATCAAGAGAGATACTTCAGAACAACAGGCTCGTAGAAACTATCAAGACAAGTGTAATAAAGAAGGTCATTGAAGTACTCAACGAGCTGAAGAAAGACGATTACGGGAAGTACCGTGAATTCCACAGCGAGTTCGGCCGAATACTGAAAGAAGGCATCCATTATGATTTCCAGAGGCGGGAGGCCATCGCCGATCTGCTTCTCTTCCCGTCGACTAAGACCGAGGAAAATAAACTCACCACGTTCCAAGAATATGTGGATAACATGAAGGATGGTCAGGACGAGATCTATTACATCACGGGCACCAGCTTGAAGGATGTATTGAAATCACCTTACCTTGAAGCGTTCAGGGAGAAGGACTACGAAGTGCTCATATTCCTTGATGAGATCGACGATTTCGTCATGAACACCCTCGAATTCAAAGGGAAAAAACTGAAATCGGTGTTGAAGGGTGATATCAACCTCGGCACGCCCGAAGAGAAGGAGAAAGAGGAGAAGAAGTACGGAAAGCTGCTTGAGCTCATAAAAGACAGGCTAAAAGAAGACGTGAAAGATGTGAGGTTCTCGGGAAGACTTACCGACTCCCCGTGTGTCCTCGTGGGCGAGGAAGACGATCTTGACCCCCAGATGGAGAAGCTCCTCAAGGCCATGGGCCAGGAGGTGCCCGAAAACAAGAAGGTCCTGGAGATAAACCAGAACCATCCGCTTCTCGTTGCCATGAACAACCTTTTTGAAAAGGATAAGAAGAACGAGGCGCTCAAGGAATATATAGAGCTTCTTTATGACCAGGCTCTCGTCCTTAAAGGCTCACCACCCAAAGACCCTGCGGCTTTCTCGAAAATGATCGCCAGACTCATGGTGGAGAGCGCATCGACAAAGGGTGCGGAAGGGTAG